The Streptomyces europaeiscabiei genome window below encodes:
- the mpaP gene encoding daptide biosynthesis intramembrane metalloprotease produces MSSTPAGAVLLAPERLARPRLAPDVVVHEPAEPGAPWVVQRGSHQYFRLQEDLARLVRAVDGVRDHDDLADALGAPWTQADVGSAVRTLAGAKVLDDGVPKKDRSSWFRFVPPLTLQFTLLKPDRLLARLAPLVEAAANRKAALVASAVTIGGLLALALQTADLQGALGRPFAPLLYLCVIGAVLATTAVHEIGHGAVLTYYGGRPTRMGMMLFYMSPAFFCDVSDGWRLPRKEQRVRVALAGIATQTVIAGGAALATLFMGDSAARDGVLVYAVVTYLSGVLNLLPFVKLDGYIALMSHLDIPHLRDRAMTDARRWLARLLAGGTGYRRELPGVRWAVPFGLLCMTFPLYIVAGAITLWSDSLQRLGALGALLVLCGIGYFLHHLARGVRRFAREARTAGGLPWRLGAVLALAAAAIAVLGQLVQVPYTVNGGYTTAKDGRITLLLPPSTDRSLIEAGAPVRLYRAGIATREQTGAATVAVDGADGTDAMAPLSALIPVRSEALPTPALGLPLETRDGQGRTPADVSGAAQLDAGSRPGWEWLYTKYVAPAWRW; encoded by the coding sequence ATGTCCAGCACACCCGCCGGTGCCGTACTACTGGCCCCCGAGCGGCTGGCCCGTCCCCGCCTCGCCCCCGACGTGGTGGTCCACGAGCCGGCCGAGCCGGGTGCGCCCTGGGTGGTGCAGCGCGGCAGCCACCAGTACTTCCGCCTCCAGGAGGACCTGGCCCGCCTCGTCCGGGCCGTCGACGGCGTACGCGACCACGACGACCTGGCCGACGCCCTCGGCGCGCCCTGGACCCAGGCCGATGTCGGCTCGGCGGTGCGGACGCTCGCCGGGGCGAAGGTGCTGGACGACGGGGTGCCGAAGAAGGACCGGAGTTCCTGGTTCCGGTTCGTCCCGCCGCTCACCCTCCAGTTCACCCTCCTCAAGCCGGACCGGCTGCTGGCCCGGCTCGCCCCGCTGGTCGAGGCCGCCGCGAACCGTAAGGCCGCCCTGGTCGCCTCGGCCGTCACGATCGGCGGACTGCTCGCCCTGGCCCTCCAGACGGCCGATCTCCAGGGCGCGTTGGGGCGCCCCTTCGCGCCCCTGCTCTACCTCTGCGTGATCGGCGCGGTGCTCGCCACCACCGCCGTCCACGAGATCGGCCACGGCGCGGTCCTCACGTACTACGGCGGACGGCCGACCCGGATGGGCATGATGCTCTTCTACATGTCGCCGGCCTTCTTCTGCGACGTGTCCGACGGGTGGCGGCTGCCGCGCAAGGAACAGCGGGTACGGGTCGCACTCGCCGGAATCGCCACACAGACCGTCATCGCCGGGGGCGCCGCCCTCGCCACCCTCTTCATGGGCGACTCGGCGGCGCGCGACGGGGTCCTCGTGTACGCCGTCGTCACCTATCTCTCCGGCGTTCTCAACCTCCTGCCGTTCGTGAAGCTGGACGGCTACATCGCGCTGATGAGTCACCTCGACATCCCGCATCTGCGCGACCGGGCGATGACCGACGCCCGCAGATGGCTGGCCCGCCTGCTGGCCGGCGGCACCGGCTACCGCCGCGAACTGCCCGGCGTGCGCTGGGCGGTCCCCTTCGGCCTGCTCTGCATGACCTTCCCGCTCTACATCGTGGCGGGCGCGATCACCCTGTGGTCGGACAGCCTCCAGCGCCTCGGCGCCCTGGGCGCGCTCCTCGTGCTGTGCGGCATCGGCTACTTCCTCCACCACCTGGCGCGTGGCGTACGCCGCTTCGCTCGCGAGGCCCGTACGGCGGGCGGGCTCCCCTGGCGCCTCGGCGCGGTGCTAGCCCTCGCCGCTGCCGCCATCGCGGTACTCGGGCAGCTGGTCCAGGTCCCGTACACCGTCAACGGCGGCTATACGACGGCCAAGGACGGCCGGATCACGCTGCTCCTGCCCCCTTCCACCGACCGTTCGCTGATCGAGGCCGGTGCCCCGGTACGCCTCTACCGCGCGGGCATCGCGACCCGCGAGCAGACCGGCGCCGCGACGGTCGCCGTCGACGGGGCGGACGGCACGGACGCCATGGCCCCGCTGTCGGCCCTGATCCCGGTCCGCAGCGAGGCCCTGCCGACCCCGGCGCTCGGCCTTCCGCTGGAGACACGTGATGGGCAGGGCCGAACTCCCGCCGACGTCTCGGGCGCGGCCCAGCTGGACGCGGGCAGCCGGCCGGGCTGGGAGTGGCTCTACACCAAGTACGTCGCGCCGGCCTGGCGCTGGTAG
- a CDS encoding ABC transporter permease has product MRNLLAGEWAKAWTGRGWLILAGCGVLMSLLGALGYASQGATAIDEGTMGRAAVTDDIVRSWFMMSLFTSLFGAVFVSREYTSGAIGRSVLMSGGRTRLLAAKVLIATAVGALAALFTAALSLASAWGALAANGTEPAWHGETWLILLGVFAVNTLAAPWGALIGWIVRHQVGAVVTVVALTLVVDPAVQVLVPDAGKYLMTIAQSSVYRDMKPELLSTPLALLVIAGWLAAAGLLARKLFTARDVV; this is encoded by the coding sequence ATGCGTAACCTGCTCGCCGGCGAATGGGCCAAGGCCTGGACCGGCCGCGGCTGGCTGATCCTGGCCGGGTGCGGCGTCCTGATGTCCCTGCTCGGTGCCCTCGGCTACGCCTCCCAGGGCGCCACGGCCATCGACGAGGGCACCATGGGCCGGGCAGCCGTCACCGATGACATCGTCCGCTCCTGGTTCATGATGTCGCTGTTCACCTCCCTCTTCGGCGCGGTCTTCGTGTCCCGCGAGTACACCTCGGGCGCCATCGGCCGCTCCGTGCTGATGAGCGGCGGCCGTACCCGCCTGCTCGCCGCCAAGGTGCTGATCGCCACCGCCGTGGGCGCCCTCGCCGCGCTGTTCACCGCCGCGCTGTCCCTCGCCTCCGCCTGGGGGGCACTCGCGGCCAACGGGACCGAGCCCGCGTGGCACGGCGAGACCTGGCTGATCCTGCTGGGCGTCTTCGCCGTCAACACGCTCGCCGCTCCCTGGGGCGCGCTGATCGGCTGGATCGTCCGGCACCAGGTCGGGGCCGTCGTGACCGTCGTCGCGCTGACCCTGGTCGTCGATCCGGCGGTGCAGGTCCTGGTGCCGGACGCCGGCAAATACCTGATGACGATCGCCCAGAGCTCCGTCTACCGGGACATGAAGCCCGAGCTGCTGTCCACGCCGCTCGCGCTGCTGGTGATCGCGGGCTGGCTCGCGGCCGCAGGGCTGCTCGCCCGGAAGCTGTTCACCGCCCGCGACGTCGTCTGA
- a CDS encoding ABC transporter ATP-binding protein, which produces MSTANASSTGAAPVVALRGLTKRFGEVTAVDDLTYEVQPGRIVGLLGRNGAGKTTSLRMLLGLCRPTSGEAAVFGRPYAELPHAARRVGVSMDAVGPLPGASARRELTIWARTLGLPKQRVEEVLELVGLADGAASRPVKGYSTGMKQRLALATALLPDPELLVLDEPANGLDPDGIRWLRGLLRGLADEGRTVLVSSHLLSEVEQTVDDVVIIQSSLRYAGPLDGLVGAGEGERLEDRFFSLVGTATTASSAVGGQNHA; this is translated from the coding sequence TTGAGTACCGCGAACGCCTCAAGCACCGGTGCCGCCCCCGTCGTCGCCCTGCGCGGCCTGACCAAGCGCTTCGGCGAGGTCACGGCGGTCGACGACCTGACGTACGAGGTGCAGCCCGGCCGGATCGTCGGCCTCCTAGGCCGCAACGGAGCAGGTAAGACCACCTCGCTGCGGATGCTCCTCGGCCTGTGCCGGCCGACCTCCGGCGAGGCGGCCGTCTTCGGCCGCCCGTACGCCGAACTGCCCCACGCCGCTCGCCGGGTGGGCGTCAGCATGGACGCCGTAGGACCGCTGCCGGGAGCCAGTGCCCGACGCGAACTCACCATCTGGGCCCGGACCCTGGGCCTGCCCAAGCAGCGCGTCGAGGAGGTCCTCGAACTGGTCGGCCTGGCCGACGGCGCGGCCTCCCGCCCCGTCAAGGGCTACTCGACCGGCATGAAGCAGCGCCTCGCGCTCGCCACCGCCCTGCTCCCCGACCCCGAACTCCTCGTCCTGGACGAGCCCGCCAACGGCCTCGACCCGGACGGCATCCGCTGGCTGCGCGGCCTGCTGCGCGGCCTGGCCGACGAGGGCCGGACCGTCCTCGTCTCCAGCCATCTGCTCTCCGAGGTGGAGCAGACCGTGGACGACGTCGTGATCATCCAGAGCTCGCTGCGGTACGCCGGTCCGCTCGACGGACTCGTCGGCGCGGGCGAAGGGGAACGCCTCGAAGACCGGTTCTTCTCCCTGGTCGGCACGGCGACGACCGCATCATCCGCTGTCGGAGGACAGAACCATGCGTAA
- a CDS encoding daptide-type RiPP produces MKDTVTQEPNGFDASLELGMQELEAMEAPGFWSGFKTGVVISTVASAVIAT; encoded by the coding sequence ATGAAGGACACCGTCACGCAGGAGCCGAACGGCTTCGACGCATCGCTGGAGCTGGGCATGCAGGAGCTGGAGGCCATGGAAGCCCCGGGCTTCTGGAGCGGCTTCAAGACCGGCGTCGTGATCAGCACCGTCGCCAGCGCGGTCATCGCCACCTGA
- a CDS encoding daptide-type RiPP, with protein MQENFDNNNFSSDLELGMQELEAMEAPGWWTAGGVVVGATVVSAVGVSTGVAVSIIT; from the coding sequence ATGCAGGAGAACTTCGACAACAACAACTTCAGCTCCGACCTGGAGCTGGGTATGCAGGAGCTCGAGGCGATGGAGGCCCCGGGCTGGTGGACCGCCGGTGGCGTCGTCGTGGGTGCGACCGTCGTGTCGGCCGTCGGTGTCTCGACGGGCGTCGCCGTCTCGATCATCACCTGA